The Candidatus Methylacidithermus pantelleriae genome contains a region encoding:
- a CDS encoding glycoside hydrolase family 57 protein, producing the protein MNILLLWHMHQPYYADPVSQRARMPWVRLHAVHSYLDMIDVLERFPSIKVTFNITPVLIQQIEELAQGKMMDEHELISRTPVEELRDDQKIAILEGFFRANWETMIRPIPRYWELLQRRGKEPPATNHLAESTRLFSLQDYLDLQTLHNLVWCGFAARKRFPLIEELRVQGRDFTEEQRDQLLDIHREILRLILPLYRKAMERGQIEITTSPYFHPILPLIYNSDFAARCMPHVPLPTQFYAPEDALAQLQLAQAKHRATFGKEAQGVWPSEGSVCPELVPLFHQAGFQYFCTDEGILFHSLSLDPRWRSKASERGLLFRGWRVVHQDSEVLAVFRDRGLSDFIGFQAANNEPSQAVNFILHHLEQICSSYPSPSAVVCLALDGENAWENFRDQGEEFLQRLYEGLSLHTRLKTRTLGEYFSLFPPDEELRRLYTGSWIHSDFDIWIGDPEENKAWEWLRRTRAFLCNRAPRDSQEAAATEAAWMELYAAEGSDWFWWYGPDFVTDTKLAFDELFRTHLKNVYLLSGTNPPPYLDVSICAPVPVAAYTKPSAWVTPALSGKLEDFFEWVGAGFFNLRAQGSAMFLSNRIGQGLWFGFDRETFYLRLDLSMRPESVQVDFISPTTRRVTLEIPAGRPPSCRAEQSSDGVHFEPCDIPVKAAWEDFLVVAIPIPWLAWEPGKEVAFFVKLMEKGMVLERYPDHGALSFIAPTEDFEAAQWFV; encoded by the coding sequence ATGAACATCCTTTTACTCTGGCACATGCACCAGCCCTACTACGCGGACCCCGTCTCTCAACGGGCCCGTATGCCCTGGGTGCGACTCCACGCCGTGCACAGTTACCTGGACATGATTGACGTGCTGGAGCGTTTCCCATCGATCAAAGTTACGTTTAACATCACCCCGGTGCTCATCCAGCAGATTGAAGAACTGGCTCAAGGCAAGATGATGGATGAGCATGAACTCATCAGCCGGACCCCAGTGGAAGAGCTGCGAGACGATCAAAAGATTGCCATTCTGGAAGGGTTTTTCCGGGCCAACTGGGAGACCATGATCCGGCCAATCCCCCGCTACTGGGAGCTTTTGCAACGGAGGGGAAAAGAACCTCCGGCCACTAACCATCTTGCCGAATCGACCCGCCTGTTTAGTCTTCAGGACTACTTGGATCTCCAAACTCTCCACAACCTGGTATGGTGCGGGTTTGCCGCACGAAAGCGCTTCCCGTTGATCGAAGAGTTGCGCGTTCAAGGAAGGGATTTTACGGAGGAACAGCGAGATCAGCTTTTGGATATCCATCGAGAAATTCTTAGGTTGATCCTGCCGCTATACCGCAAGGCTATGGAGCGCGGTCAGATCGAGATTACGACTTCTCCCTATTTCCATCCGATCCTTCCTCTCATCTACAATTCCGATTTTGCCGCACGGTGCATGCCCCATGTTCCGCTTCCGACCCAGTTTTATGCCCCCGAAGATGCTCTTGCCCAGTTGCAACTCGCCCAGGCCAAGCACCGGGCCACCTTTGGAAAAGAGGCTCAAGGAGTTTGGCCTTCGGAAGGATCCGTCTGCCCGGAACTGGTCCCCCTTTTTCACCAAGCCGGGTTCCAGTATTTCTGCACGGATGAGGGAATCCTTTTCCATAGTCTTTCGTTAGATCCCCGATGGAGAAGCAAAGCCTCGGAACGGGGACTTCTTTTCCGGGGATGGCGAGTCGTTCACCAGGATAGCGAGGTATTAGCGGTGTTTCGAGACCGGGGGCTTTCGGATTTTATTGGATTCCAGGCGGCCAATAACGAACCGTCCCAGGCGGTCAATTTCATCCTTCATCACCTCGAACAAATCTGTTCTAGCTATCCATCTCCCTCAGCCGTCGTTTGTTTGGCTCTGGATGGGGAAAACGCGTGGGAAAACTTTCGCGATCAGGGCGAGGAATTTCTCCAGCGACTCTACGAGGGGCTCTCGCTTCACACCCGGCTCAAAACGCGCACGCTAGGCGAATATTTTTCGCTTTTCCCTCCCGATGAGGAACTGCGACGACTGTATACCGGTTCGTGGATTCATTCTGATTTTGACATTTGGATTGGAGACCCGGAGGAAAATAAAGCCTGGGAGTGGCTGCGTCGAACGCGCGCGTTTCTGTGCAACCGTGCTCCAAGGGATTCCCAAGAAGCTGCTGCGACTGAGGCAGCCTGGATGGAACTCTACGCGGCCGAAGGGAGTGACTGGTTCTGGTGGTACGGTCCAGACTTTGTCACGGATACGAAACTGGCGTTCGATGAGCTTTTCCGGACCCATTTAAAAAATGTCTACCTTTTGTCCGGCACCAATCCGCCACCCTACTTAGACGTATCCATTTGCGCCCCCGTTCCGGTGGCAGCCTATACCAAACCAAGTGCATGGGTGACTCCTGCCCTTTCCGGCAAGCTAGAAGACTTTTTCGAATGGGTAGGCGCAGGTTTTTTTAATCTCCGGGCCCAGGGCTCGGCCATGTTTCTTTCCAACCGGATTGGACAGGGCCTTTGGTTCGGCTTCGACCGGGAAACCTTTTACTTGCGGCTGGATCTAAGCATGCGACCAGAATCCGTTCAGGTGGATTTCATTAGCCCAACTACGCGCCGGGTGACTCTTGAGATTCCCGCGGGAAGACCCCCCAGCTGCCGAGCAGAACAAAGCTCTGACGGCGTCCACTTCGAGCCCTGTGACATTCCCGTCAAAGCCGCTTGGGAAGATTTTCTCGTTGTGGCGATCCCCATTCCATGGCTCGCCTGGGAACCGGGTAAAGAGGTCGCCTTTTTTGTGAAACTCATGGAAAAGGGGATGGTGTTGGAACGCTACCCGGATCATGGGGCTTTGAGTTTTATCGCACCCACGGAAGACTTTGAGGCTGCCCAATGGTTTGTTTAA
- a CDS encoding galactose-1-phosphate uridylyltransferase produces MSELRRDPIVGSRWVVFAPERRQRPQQLPLPTWPLPSPSPFVAGNERLTPPEIFAIRPAGSAPNSPGWKVRVVPNRFPALRVEGELGREPVGFYDRMNGIGAHEVIIETPDPSLELEEQTQEGVADVLRAFRARMADLRQDIRLRYVLIFKNVGALAGATIRHPHSQLIALPVVPRAVREKLHYAELHWEAKERNIFEDVLRSEQKSGERMVMENSSFAAFCPYASRFPFEVWIMPKFAAPDFYTLDEHNLALFAEILRGVLRKLRRGLKQVHYNFVIHTAPFRDPRSGLWSLVEQTFRWHMEILPRLSNVAGFEYGTGFYINPVFPEEAAEFLRRVRVE; encoded by the coding sequence ATGTCGGAGCTGCGACGTGATCCCATTGTTGGAAGCCGATGGGTAGTCTTTGCACCCGAACGCCGGCAACGACCCCAGCAACTCCCGTTGCCCACCTGGCCTCTCCCATCCCCTTCCCCTTTTGTTGCAGGCAATGAGCGGCTCACCCCGCCCGAAATCTTCGCCATCCGGCCTGCAGGGTCCGCCCCGAATTCCCCAGGCTGGAAAGTGCGGGTGGTCCCCAACCGCTTTCCGGCCTTGCGGGTGGAGGGAGAGCTGGGGCGGGAACCCGTGGGGTTCTACGACCGGATGAACGGCATTGGCGCTCATGAAGTCATTATCGAAACTCCGGATCCGTCCCTCGAATTGGAAGAACAAACCCAAGAAGGGGTGGCGGACGTCCTGCGAGCGTTCCGAGCTCGAATGGCCGATTTGCGACAAGATATCCGGCTCCGTTATGTCCTCATTTTCAAAAATGTGGGAGCCCTTGCTGGCGCCACCATCCGTCATCCCCACTCCCAGCTCATTGCCCTTCCCGTGGTGCCCCGGGCCGTCCGGGAAAAACTCCACTATGCAGAGCTTCACTGGGAAGCCAAGGAACGAAATATTTTTGAGGATGTGCTCCGCAGTGAGCAGAAAAGCGGGGAACGAATGGTCATGGAAAATAGTAGCTTTGCCGCCTTTTGTCCGTACGCAAGCCGTTTCCCTTTCGAAGTCTGGATCATGCCGAAGTTTGCCGCTCCTGATTTCTACACGCTCGACGAGCATAATCTTGCCCTTTTTGCGGAAATTCTCCGAGGGGTTCTTCGCAAACTCCGCCGCGGGCTCAAACAGGTCCATTACAATTTTGTGATTCACACGGCCCCCTTCCGGGATCCGAGGTCTGGGCTTTGGTCTCTTGTGGAGCAGACGTTCCGATGGCACATGGAGATTCTTCCAAGACTTTCCAATGTCGCCGGCTTTGAATACGGCACTGGCTTTTACATTAATCCCGTCTTTCCAGAGGAAGCGGCCGAATTTCTGCGGCGCGTTCGTGTTGAATAG
- the tgt gene encoding tRNA guanosine(34) transglycosylase Tgt translates to MAPVFQTEKTEGNARLGVILTPHGRVETPAFMPVGTAATVKGLTPRELWELGARIVVANTYHLFIRPGVVPVRRCGGLHAFMAWPGVILTDSGGYQIVSLNQLAQVLDDGVVFRSPWDGTLVTLSPKLVVSVQLEWGSDIVMVLDHCPPWPAGRRAVQQSVERTVRWARQSQQVFWEKLAKNDSFWSPPSRPLLFGIVQGGVYADLRKACATALAEMELDGYAIGGVSVGEPEELLVESIEATVPWLPTGKPRYAMGLGEPWQVVELVARGVDLFDCVLPTRLARHGVAYTSCGRLSLRRKELSEDVSPLEEGCSCYACQHFSRAYLRHLWKAREILGVVLLSLHNTCYYVSLMQRIRDALRAGEWERFRRAFLGHNRKGGEVWE, encoded by the coding sequence ATGGCTCCTGTTTTCCAGACCGAAAAAACGGAAGGAAATGCTCGGCTCGGGGTGATTCTCACCCCCCATGGAAGGGTAGAGACCCCTGCTTTTATGCCGGTGGGGACCGCTGCGACGGTAAAGGGTCTCACCCCCCGGGAACTCTGGGAACTTGGCGCCCGGATTGTGGTCGCCAACACCTATCATCTTTTCATACGGCCGGGCGTAGTGCCGGTCCGTCGTTGTGGAGGTCTTCATGCGTTTATGGCATGGCCCGGGGTGATTCTTACCGATAGTGGTGGCTACCAAATCGTCAGTCTGAACCAGTTGGCGCAGGTGCTGGACGACGGCGTGGTGTTCCGGTCTCCTTGGGATGGGACCCTTGTGACCTTAAGTCCAAAGCTCGTCGTCAGTGTCCAGCTAGAATGGGGGAGTGACATCGTGATGGTTTTAGATCACTGCCCCCCCTGGCCTGCCGGCCGCCGGGCCGTGCAACAGTCGGTAGAACGAACCGTGCGGTGGGCTCGCCAATCCCAGCAAGTCTTTTGGGAAAAGCTGGCAAAGAACGACAGTTTCTGGAGTCCACCTTCTCGCCCTCTCCTTTTTGGGATCGTTCAGGGGGGTGTCTATGCGGATTTGCGGAAAGCGTGTGCTACTGCACTTGCCGAAATGGAGCTTGACGGCTATGCCATTGGAGGAGTGAGCGTCGGGGAGCCGGAAGAACTTCTGGTGGAGTCGATCGAGGCCACCGTTCCATGGTTGCCCACTGGAAAACCTCGTTATGCCATGGGTTTGGGCGAACCGTGGCAAGTGGTTGAGTTGGTCGCCCGCGGAGTCGATCTATTCGATTGCGTGCTTCCCACGCGGCTCGCACGCCACGGGGTGGCCTACACTTCCTGCGGGCGCCTCTCTCTTCGCAGAAAGGAGCTTAGCGAGGATGTTTCCCCGCTAGAGGAAGGCTGTTCTTGCTATGCGTGCCAGCATTTTTCCCGGGCCTACTTGAGACACTTATGGAAGGCAAGAGAAATTCTTGGCGTCGTACTTCTATCCCTCCATAACACGTGCTATTATGTATCGCTTATGCAGCGCATCCGGGATGCGCTTCGGGCTGGTGAGTGGGAACGATTTCGTCGTGCGTTTCTTGGTCATAACCGCAAGGGAGGAGAGGTGTGGGAGTAA
- the yajC gene encoding preprotein translocase subunit YajC, with translation MGVNFCGNGCMLLAAAPQQGPPPWTFLITMGLVFAMFYFLLIRPQQKERKEREKMLASVKSGDRVVTQGGILGTVTNVKERTVIVRVADNVKIEVLKSALTSVLKPDEEPKG, from the coding sequence GTGGGAGTAAATTTCTGTGGTAACGGGTGTATGCTGCTGGCCGCAGCCCCTCAACAGGGGCCACCCCCCTGGACGTTTCTCATTACCATGGGGCTTGTCTTTGCCATGTTTTACTTTCTTTTGATCCGGCCCCAACAAAAGGAGCGCAAAGAGCGGGAAAAAATGCTCGCCAGCGTTAAATCCGGAGATCGGGTCGTTACCCAGGGAGGCATCCTCGGTACGGTAACCAATGTAAAAGAGAGAACCGTGATCGTCCGGGTGGCGGACAACGTCAAGATCGAAGTTCTCAAATCCGCCCTGACCTCCGTACTAAAACCGGACGAAGAACCCAAAGGGTGA